The Kiritimatiellia bacterium genome includes the window CGAAGCGCGGAGGCGGCTCGCCGAGCCGCCGCTACAGAAGAAGCCCTAGGGCAGGCGGACGGCTTCCACGATCTCGATCGGCTCCACCGGCACGTCGCCGTGCGGGCCGGCCTGGCCGGTACGGACCGCCTTGATCTGGTCCACCACGTCCATGCCCTCGACCACGCGGCCGAAGACGCAGTAACCGAAGCCGCGCGGGTCGGGCGACGTGTGATCCAGGAAGGCGTTGTCCGCGACGTTGATGAAGAACTGCGCGGTCGCGCTATGCGGATCCGGGGTGCGCGCCATGGCGAGGGTCCCGCGGGCGTTCTTGAGCCCGTTGGCCGCCTCGTTGCGGACCGGCTCGCGGGTCCGCTTCTGCTGCATGTCCTTGGTGAAGCCGCCGCCCTGGATCATGAAGCCGTTGATCACGCGGTGAAAGATCGTCCCGTTATAGTGCCCGTCATCCACGTACTTCAGGAAGTTCTCGGCCGAAAGCGGCGCCTTCGCGGCGTCCAGTTCGATCACGATGTCGCCCAGGCTGGTCTGGAGTTTCACCCGGGGCGCGGCGGCGGGGGCCGTTTCCGGCGGCGACGTTTCCTCGGGTGCGGCGGGTGGCTCCGCAGGCGGCTGGGCTTTGGCGGCGAACCCGAGGACCAGGAACAGGCCGAACGGGGTAAGGATGGACCTCATGATGGACTCCTGTGTTTATGCGTTGAAACGAAACAACGGAACTCCCGGGCATTCTACGTGACCCGGGCGGGGCAGGCAAGTTGGACGAACGCGGGAAAAGGCCTGAAAATGGGAAAAAAAGGGCCTTGAACTGCGGCGGGGCGGGCGCTATGGTACACGCTCTTCGTCCGAAAACCCGGCCGCGCGGGGCGGCCGGAACACGAGGGTTGTGAGAGCGTTATGAAAAAGGATATTCATCCCGAGTACGGGGAGGCCACGATTTCCTGCGCGTGCGGGAACGTGATCAAGACCCGTTCCACCGTGCGCGAAATGCACATCAACACGTGCTCGCGCTGCCACCCGTTCTTCACGGGCCAGGCCAAGATCCTGGACGCCGAGGGGCGCATCGAGCGCTTCCGCAAGCGCTACGCCAAGCCTGCTCGCTAGCTTCCTTGCGCGGGCCAGTCGTGTCGTCGGACAGGACTGGCCCGTTTTGTTTCCGAGTCCGGAGACCGCGGATGGCACGGATAACACGGATAGCCGGGAGAGAAGATCCGCGCCATCCGTGTAATCCGCGGTTTCTGCTTGTCCGGGGTGGCAAAGGAACATGATGGATCAGGCCCATGTTCAGCAATGGCTGGCGCGGCTGGCGGAGATCGAATCGCTGCTGGCCGATCCCGCGACGGCGGCCAATCAGCGCCGGTTCCAGGAACTGCTCCAGGAGCACGCGCGCCTGCTGGAGATTCGCCGCGCCGCCGACGTGTACTTCCGGCTGCGGAAGGAGCGCGAGGACAGCGAGGCGCTGCTCCGGCAGGAGGGGGGCGACCCGGATATCCTGGAGATGGCCCGCGCCGAGATCGGGCGCCTGGACCGCGAGCTGCCGCCGGCGGAGCGCGCGCTGCTCGAGACCGTCCTGCCGCCCGACCCCGCCGACAGCCGCAACACCATCATGGAAATCCGGGCCGGCACCGGCGGCGAGGAGGCGGCGCTCTTCGCGGGCGACCTGTACCGCCTGTACACCAAGTACGCCGAGCGCTGCGGCTGGAAGACCGGCCTGATCGACGCCAGCCCGTCGAGCCTGGGCGGCTACAAGGAGATCATCTTCTCCGTCGAGGGCCGGAACGTGTACCGTACCCTGCGCTACGAAAGCGGCGGGCACCGCGTCCAGCGCATCCCGGTGACCGAGGCCGGCGGGCGCATCCATACCTCCGCGGCGACCGTCGCCGTGCTGCCAGAGGCGGAAGAGGTGGAGGTGGAGATCAAGCCGGAAGAGTTGAAAATCGAGTACTGCCGCGCCTCGGGGCCCGGCGGCCAGAGCGTGAACAAGTCGGATTCCGCGGTGCGCATCGTCCACCTGCCCACCAATACCGTGGTCACGTGCCAGGACGAGCGCTCCCAGCAGCGCAACCGCGAGAAGGCCATGCGGGTGCTGCGCGCACGCATTTTGGACCAGGCGCGCCTCGCCGAGCAGGCGCGGTTGTCCAGCGAGCGCAAAAGCCAGATGGGCTCGGGGGACCGCAGCGAACGGATCCGCACCTACAATTTCCCGCAGAACCGGCTGACCGACCACCGGATCAACCTGACGATCTACACGCTGGACCGCGTGATGGAAGGCGGCCTGGAGCCGGTGGTCGAGGCCCTGCGCGAGCACGATGTCGGCTTGAGAATCCAGCAGTTGATGAAAACCTGATCCCCGGGAGCCCGCGTGTCCGAACCTGTCGTGGCCGACATCCTTTTCTCCGCCGCGCGAAGCCTGGAGGCGGCCGGCCTTGACGAGGCGCGGCTCAAGGCCGAGTGGGCGTTGAGCCGCGCGCTCGGGTTTCCCCGGCTCGAATGGCCGCTCCGTTTCCGCGAGGCCGTGCCCGCGTCCGCCCTGTCCGCGTTCGAAAGCTACGTCCGGCGGCTGGCGGGGCGCGAGCCGCTGCAGTACGTCCTGGGCGACGCGGAATTCATGGGCCTGGTCCTGAAGACCGACCGCCGGGCGCTCATCCCGCGGCCGGAGACCGAGTTCCTGGTGGAAACCGTCCTGGAATACCCGCCGCTCTGGGCGGCGAACCGCAGGCCTGTTGTTGCCGACGTGGGCACGGGGACCGGCTGCATCGCGCTGGCGCTGGCGTCGAAGCGGCCCGGGGCGCGCTGCCTGGCCCGGGACAGCAGCCCGGCGGCGCTCGACCTGGCCCGGGAAAACGCGGCGGCCCTCGGACTGGAAGGCCGGATCGAATTCGAGGAAGGCGACCTGCTGGAGGGCGTTCCGCCGGGCTCGCTGGACGCGGTGGTTTCCAACCCGCCCTACGTGCCCGCCGGCGATTGGGCCGGACTGGACCGGTCCGTGCGCGATTTCGAACCGCGCGGCGCCCTCGACGGAGGCGCGGACGGCCTGGCGGTGATCCGGCGGCTGCTGCCGCAGGCCTTTACATCCTTGAAGGAGCGGGGGATAGTAGCTCTGGAGATCGGCGAGGGGCAGGCGGAGCGGGTGCGGCGGCTCATGAAGGATGCCGGCTTTGTCGCGGGGGAAATCCGGCGGGATTTTTCGGATCGGGATCGCGTGGCGCTGGGGATAAAGGAATGAAGACTTACAGGAGACTTTCCGGGCCCCTGCTGGGGCACCGTTCTTCGTTCGGCCGCCGCC containing:
- a CDS encoding peptidyl-prolyl cis-trans isomerase → MRSILTPFGLFLVLGFAAKAQPPAEPPAAPEETSPPETAPAAAPRVKLQTSLGDIVIELDAAKAPLSAENFLKYVDDGHYNGTIFHRVINGFMIQGGGFTKDMQQKRTREPVRNEAANGLKNARGTLAMARTPDPHSATAQFFINVADNAFLDHTSPDPRGFGYCVFGRVVEGMDVVDQIKAVRTGQAGPHGDVPVEPIEIVEAVRLP
- the rpmE gene encoding 50S ribosomal protein L31, coding for MKKDIHPEYGEATISCACGNVIKTRSTVREMHINTCSRCHPFFTGQAKILDAEGRIERFRKRYAKPAR
- the prfA gene encoding peptide chain release factor 1 → MMDQAHVQQWLARLAEIESLLADPATAANQRRFQELLQEHARLLEIRRAADVYFRLRKEREDSEALLRQEGGDPDILEMARAEIGRLDRELPPAERALLETVLPPDPADSRNTIMEIRAGTGGEEAALFAGDLYRLYTKYAERCGWKTGLIDASPSSLGGYKEIIFSVEGRNVYRTLRYESGGHRVQRIPVTEAGGRIHTSAATVAVLPEAEEVEVEIKPEELKIEYCRASGPGGQSVNKSDSAVRIVHLPTNTVVTCQDERSQQRNREKAMRVLRARILDQARLAEQARLSSERKSQMGSGDRSERIRTYNFPQNRLTDHRINLTIYTLDRVMEGGLEPVVEALREHDVGLRIQQLMKT
- the prmC gene encoding peptide chain release factor N(5)-glutamine methyltransferase, which codes for MSEPVVADILFSAARSLEAAGLDEARLKAEWALSRALGFPRLEWPLRFREAVPASALSAFESYVRRLAGREPLQYVLGDAEFMGLVLKTDRRALIPRPETEFLVETVLEYPPLWAANRRPVVADVGTGTGCIALALASKRPGARCLARDSSPAALDLARENAAALGLEGRIEFEEGDLLEGVPPGSLDAVVSNPPYVPAGDWAGLDRSVRDFEPRGALDGGADGLAVIRRLLPQAFTSLKERGIVALEIGEGQAERVRRLMKDAGFVAGEIRRDFSDRDRVALGIKE